In Tachysurus fulvidraco isolate hzauxx_2018 chromosome 3, HZAU_PFXX_2.0, whole genome shotgun sequence, a single window of DNA contains:
- the tars2 gene encoding threonine--tRNA ligase 1, cytoplasmic isoform X1 produces the protein MVVALYLRRALCHDTVRSSLRSHRSYSKLQPSASQSERLRLFEAFSKRPKQKGAEHGQELSVRLADGRTVKGVSGVTTPLQIAQDTRVKGAVVSRVSGALWELSRPLEADCELQLLSYDSPEGRQVVWRTGACVLASVMETQFGAQVCREGVSDTGLYCDYRLDNSSVCLDEVEKMCEEKAALKLPIATTQLSTHHLRQLFQDDEVRLRCAEETLVIGETVSVYRCGMCVGVSSGPLLPHTGFLRSFMALQVSPVTLSSDPEVAGVQRILGVSFPGPRERERWEHEQEEAKKRDHRRIGKDQELFFFNDVSPGSCFFLPKGAHIYNTLTDFIKSEYKRRGFSEVVTPTLYSTSLWQRSGHWEHYSENMFTVTCEPHTFALKPMNCPAHCVMYEQRVRSWRELPLRWADFGALHRNEHSGALGGLTRVRRFCQDDAHIFCTPEQLEEEITACLDFVRSVYRVFGFTFHCLLSTRPVQYLGDSALWDTAEQQLEKSLQLFGERWELNPGDGAFYGPKIDIQIRDAIGRQHQCATIQLDFQLPIRFDLEYVGADGQTHRPVMVHRAVLGSLERMIAILAENFGGKWPFWLSPAQVMVLPVGDDSEQYGRAVVQRLKEAGFMVDLDDDQGSTLNKKIRSAQLSQYNYIFVVGEKERQSGTVSVRTRGGKQLGQRPLEEVMTSLTVLRESRSNLEHF, from the exons ATGGTGGTTGCGTTGTATTTGCGGCGAGCTCTGTGCCACGACACCGTGAGGTCGTCGTTGAGGAGCCACAGAAGCTACAGCAAG CTTCAGCCTTCAGCCAGCCAGTCAGAACGACTGCGACTCTTTGAGGCCTTCTCAAAAAGACCAAAACAGAAAGGGGCGGAGCATGGACAAGAGCTGAGCGTCCGATTGGCCGATGGGAGAACGGTGAAAGGAGTGTCAGGGGTCACAACCCCATTACAGATCGCTCAGGACACACG GGTTAAAGGAGCCGTGGTGAGCAGGGTgagtggtgcattgtgggagttATCTCGCCCCTTAGAGGCTGACTGTGAGCTACAGCTACTCAGCTACGACTCCCCAGAAGgaagacag gtggtGTGGAGGACAGGGGCATGTGTGTTAGCGAGTGTGATGGAAACACAGTTTGGTGCTCAGGTGTGTCGTGAAGGTGTTTCAGACACCGGACTCTACTGTGACTACAGACTGGacaacag CTCGGTGTGTTTAGACGAGGTGGAGAAGATGTGTGAGGAGAAGGCGGCATTAAAACTTCCCATTGCTACGACACAACTGAGCACGCACCATCTCCGGCAACTCTTCCAG GACGATGAGGTGAGGCTGCGGTGTGCAGAGGAGACGCTGGTGATTGGAGAGACAGTCAGCGTGTACAG atgtggcatgtgtgtaggtgtgagcTCCGGTCCACTCCTCCCTCACACAGGCTTCCTGCGCTCTTTCATGGCGTTGCAA GTTTCTCCTGTGACTTTGTCGTCCGATCCCGAGGTGGCGGGGGTGCAGAGGATTCTGGGAGTTTCTTTTCCGGGGCCGAGAGAACGTGAGCGATGGGAGCACGAGCAGGAAGAAGCGAAGAAGAGAGACCATCGACGCATCGGCAAG GACCAGGAGCTGTTCTTCTTTAACGATGTCAGTCCAGGAAGCTGCTTCTTCCTGCCTAAAGGAGCTCATATTTACAACACGCTCACTGATTTTATAAAG AGTGAGTACAAGAGGCGGGGCTTCAGTGAGGTCGTTACCCCAACCCTGTACAGCACTTCTTTATGGCAAcgctcgggtcactgggagcacTACAGCGAAAACATGTTCACAGTGACGTGTGAGCCTCACACCTTCGCCCTCAAGCCTATGAACTGCCCCGCCCACTG TGTGATGTATGAGCAGAGAGTGAGGTCATGGCGTGAGTTGCCTCTCCGCTGGGCTGACTTTGGTGCGTTGCACCGCAATGAGCACTCTGGGGCACTAGGAGGCCTAACTAGGGTACGACGCTTCTGTCAGGATGACGCACACATCTTCTGCACACCCGAGCAG TTAGAAGAAGAGATAACGGCATGTTTGGACTTTGTAAGAAGTGTGTATCGTGTCTTTGGTTTCACATTTCATTGCCTGCTCTCCACTCGCCCCGTCCAGTATCTCGGAGACTCTGCCCTCTGGGACACTGCAGAACAG CAGTTGGAGAAGAGTCTGCAGTTGTTTGGAGAGCGCTGGGAGCTCAATCCGGGAGACGGCGCTTTTTACGGTCCAAag atcGATATCCAGATCCGAGATGCGATTGGTCGACAGCACCAGTGTGCTACTATCCAGCTGGACTTCCAGCTGCCAATCAGATTTGACCTGGAGTATGTAGg agcggatggacagacacacagacctgtGATGGTGCATCGTGCGGTTTTGGGCTCACTAGAGAGAATGATTGCCATTCTGGCTGAGAACTTTGGCGGCAAGTG gCCGTTTTGGCTTTCGCCAGCGCAGGTCATGGTTTTGCCAGTAGGGGATGATAGTGAGCAGTACGGCCGGGCG GTGGTCCAGAGATTAAAGGAGGCAGGGTTTATGGTCGACCTTGACGATGACCAGGGTTCCaccttaaataaaaagattcGCTCAGCACAGCTTTCCCAGTATAACTATATATTTG TGGTTGGAGAGAAGGAGCGACAGAGTGGGACAGTCAGCGTGAGGACGAGAGGAGGGAAACAGTTAGGGCAGAGGCCACTGGAGGAAGTAATGACGTCACTGACGGTGCTCCGAGAGAGTCGCAGCAACCTGGAGCATTTCTGA
- the tars2 gene encoding threonine--tRNA ligase 1, cytoplasmic isoform X2, producing METQFGAQVCREGVSDTGLYCDYRLDNSSVCLDEVEKMCEEKAALKLPIATTQLSTHHLRQLFQDDEVRLRCAEETLVIGETVSVYRCGMCVGVSSGPLLPHTGFLRSFMALQVSPVTLSSDPEVAGVQRILGVSFPGPRERERWEHEQEEAKKRDHRRIGKDQELFFFNDVSPGSCFFLPKGAHIYNTLTDFIKSEYKRRGFSEVVTPTLYSTSLWQRSGHWEHYSENMFTVTCEPHTFALKPMNCPAHCVMYEQRVRSWRELPLRWADFGALHRNEHSGALGGLTRVRRFCQDDAHIFCTPEQLEEEITACLDFVRSVYRVFGFTFHCLLSTRPVQYLGDSALWDTAEQQLEKSLQLFGERWELNPGDGAFYGPKIDIQIRDAIGRQHQCATIQLDFQLPIRFDLEYVGADGQTHRPVMVHRAVLGSLERMIAILAENFGGKWPFWLSPAQVMVLPVGDDSEQYGRAVVQRLKEAGFMVDLDDDQGSTLNKKIRSAQLSQYNYIFVVGEKERQSGTVSVRTRGGKQLGQRPLEEVMTSLTVLRESRSNLEHF from the exons ATGGAAACACAGTTTGGTGCTCAGGTGTGTCGTGAAGGTGTTTCAGACACCGGACTCTACTGTGACTACAGACTGGacaacag CTCGGTGTGTTTAGACGAGGTGGAGAAGATGTGTGAGGAGAAGGCGGCATTAAAACTTCCCATTGCTACGACACAACTGAGCACGCACCATCTCCGGCAACTCTTCCAG GACGATGAGGTGAGGCTGCGGTGTGCAGAGGAGACGCTGGTGATTGGAGAGACAGTCAGCGTGTACAG atgtggcatgtgtgtaggtgtgagcTCCGGTCCACTCCTCCCTCACACAGGCTTCCTGCGCTCTTTCATGGCGTTGCAA GTTTCTCCTGTGACTTTGTCGTCCGATCCCGAGGTGGCGGGGGTGCAGAGGATTCTGGGAGTTTCTTTTCCGGGGCCGAGAGAACGTGAGCGATGGGAGCACGAGCAGGAAGAAGCGAAGAAGAGAGACCATCGACGCATCGGCAAG GACCAGGAGCTGTTCTTCTTTAACGATGTCAGTCCAGGAAGCTGCTTCTTCCTGCCTAAAGGAGCTCATATTTACAACACGCTCACTGATTTTATAAAG AGTGAGTACAAGAGGCGGGGCTTCAGTGAGGTCGTTACCCCAACCCTGTACAGCACTTCTTTATGGCAAcgctcgggtcactgggagcacTACAGCGAAAACATGTTCACAGTGACGTGTGAGCCTCACACCTTCGCCCTCAAGCCTATGAACTGCCCCGCCCACTG TGTGATGTATGAGCAGAGAGTGAGGTCATGGCGTGAGTTGCCTCTCCGCTGGGCTGACTTTGGTGCGTTGCACCGCAATGAGCACTCTGGGGCACTAGGAGGCCTAACTAGGGTACGACGCTTCTGTCAGGATGACGCACACATCTTCTGCACACCCGAGCAG TTAGAAGAAGAGATAACGGCATGTTTGGACTTTGTAAGAAGTGTGTATCGTGTCTTTGGTTTCACATTTCATTGCCTGCTCTCCACTCGCCCCGTCCAGTATCTCGGAGACTCTGCCCTCTGGGACACTGCAGAACAG CAGTTGGAGAAGAGTCTGCAGTTGTTTGGAGAGCGCTGGGAGCTCAATCCGGGAGACGGCGCTTTTTACGGTCCAAag atcGATATCCAGATCCGAGATGCGATTGGTCGACAGCACCAGTGTGCTACTATCCAGCTGGACTTCCAGCTGCCAATCAGATTTGACCTGGAGTATGTAGg agcggatggacagacacacagacctgtGATGGTGCATCGTGCGGTTTTGGGCTCACTAGAGAGAATGATTGCCATTCTGGCTGAGAACTTTGGCGGCAAGTG gCCGTTTTGGCTTTCGCCAGCGCAGGTCATGGTTTTGCCAGTAGGGGATGATAGTGAGCAGTACGGCCGGGCG GTGGTCCAGAGATTAAAGGAGGCAGGGTTTATGGTCGACCTTGACGATGACCAGGGTTCCaccttaaataaaaagattcGCTCAGCACAGCTTTCCCAGTATAACTATATATTTG TGGTTGGAGAGAAGGAGCGACAGAGTGGGACAGTCAGCGTGAGGACGAGAGGAGGGAAACAGTTAGGGCAGAGGCCACTGGAGGAAGTAATGACGTCACTGACGGTGCTCCGAGAGAGTCGCAGCAACCTGGAGCATTTCTGA